GTGTGGGCCAGCGGCGACGGCAAGAAGGAGCACCAGTTCTACCTCTGGTTCGACCCCTCCGCCGACTTCCACACCTACAAGATCACCTGGAACCCCAAGAACATCATCTTCGAGGTCGACGGCGTGCCCGTGCGCACCTTCAAGAAGTACGACGGCCTGCCCTTCCCCTCCAGCCGCCCCATGACGGTGCACGCCACGCTGTGGGACGGCAGCTACTGGGCCACGCAGCACGGCACCGTCAAGATCCACTGGCGCCACGCCCCCTTCGTCGTCCCCTACAAGGCCTACCACGCCAACGGCTGCGTCCACGACAAGGCCACCAACAAGACCTCCTGCCCCGCCGGCAGCGACGCCTGGATGCGCCGCGAGCTCGGCGAGGAGGAGCTCAAGACCGTGGCCTGGGCCGAGCGCAACTGCCTCTCCTACAACTACTGCGCCGACGGCTGGAGGTTCCCCAAGGGCTTCCCCGGCGAGTGCGGACGCGACCTATGAGCGATTGATGATTCAGTGGTAGCAGCACTAGCTAGCAGTACACCTCGGAGCCGAGATTTCATTGATTAATTTCTTCCTTCCTTGCTACTCCACTACAGTTCAATCGATTGTTCGTCTTGTTCATCCCATCTTACCTTACCTTACATAAACCTGTgccatttttcttttcttctcttcgtGTACATTCATTTTTGCCACCTTTAATAATTGTTTAGAAGAAATGTGAAGAAAGTGGGAGGAAAAGGGCGGTATGCGTATAGTTAATATTTTGGTTGATATGTGTTGACATTTTGTCTTGGGTGTCAGTGTGTCTACATGCATGTTGGCTCCAGAGAGAAAAAAGAGCCTTGTATGGATGCGTTTCTGACTTTTTGTTACAAGAAAGATAATAACGATGGATTCTTGCAAGCAAATTATAGTTATATGGTTGTTGAGTGGACGGAAGGAAGCACACAAGCGACGGTGGGTGCGCATTGAGTGATGGCACATGCTGTAGTACTACTTGAGTGGCGCCCATTGTCCGATCTACCTCTCCCGGTACTCTCCAGTACTAGTACAAAATTAAAGAGCAATTAACCAACAATGTTCGTCACTTGCATTGCACACTGACACGGCTAACACTAGGCCTGAAGGTGGTTCTCGTCCTTGCACCGGTGAAGGGAGTAGCACCGAGAGTACCGGGATAGGATAGGATGATAATTGGTTTCGATTACAGAAATCATGTACTCacttcgttcggaattacttgtcgcggaaatggatgtatctagatgtgttttagttctagatacatttattttcgagacaagtaattccgaacggagggagtatgtctgtATGTATATACGTGTGCGACGACTACCAGCATGCAGTTTGTGTTTCAAAACTGTAATGCCAACGCCATGCGTCGTCAAAACTGGCTGGCTGGGGCCACACGGAACATGATAGTAGTAGCCTAGAAAAGCGAAGCTAGTATCTAGCAGCGCCCGCGATGGCTCCCGCGACCCAGCGCCCGCGGCCGGCGGCGCCGCCTTGATCTCCTCCCTCCGGCCGCCATTTCAACCGCCGCGACCAGATCCGAGCAGCTCTCCGCGTCCTCTCTCTGGTGCACTCCTTCTCCCCTCAAGGCTCTCAAGGTGCTGCCCATGGCAGTCGCGTCCGCCTCATCTTCTTCGACCCCGTCGACCGCGTCGACTGCTGCCGCCGCGATGGCCGCGGCTGCTCTTGCCTCCCGCAAGGCCGACCCCGCAGCTGGTGGCCGCTTGTCCCGCGCCGGCATGGGACTCCCGCTGAGGCCGGTTGTGGCAGCATCTCCGGCGGCGCATCctcccctgcccggcgtcgccgcAGTGTCCACCCTGGGCATAGAGTGTGCTGCTCCGGATCCCCGTGCCCCTGGCCTGATGGATGGCGGGCTTGGGTCCCAGCCGCCGCTGCGGCTTGTGTGTCTCCCGTCCACGGGCTCTGGTGACGCCACTTCTGCCTGCGCCACGCAGTCAACCCCGACTGCTACTGTGGGTGCGTGTGAGCCGTCCCGGGCTATTGCCGGTGCTGCTACGTCGTCCTTGGGCCCTGCGGAAGCCCCGTCGTCACCACCGGCTGCTGCTGCTGAAGCGCCATCTACAACTGCTGCTGGCTGAGCTACATCGACCTCGAGTACTGTGGAAGTGACGCCGTCCTCAACACCTGTCGGCACTGCATCGGGTCTGGACCCGGAGCGATATGTTTCATGGAGCTCCCTTACTCACGACGAAGATGATGATGAAATAGCCCCGCGGACGCCACCGCCGGCTGCCAAATACCCAGTTCCGGCTACTCAGTCGGGTGTGACGTGTGATGCGGATGCGTGCGGAGATTGGCAGGAGGTGCTGCCGCGGCGACACATGCAACGCCTAGACTCTCTGGTCCCTGCATTGGCTTCCCGTCCTGTCCCTGCTTGGCTTCGTGGTAGATGTTGCAGATGCCTCCTTCCTGGTCACCGTGTAGCGGTTTGTCGAGATCTTTTTAGGTGTTCTCGGTGCCTTGAGAATGGTCATCGAGCACGTGAGTGCCGCAATCCCTGGCGTCCCCTCAGCTTTTTGGGAAGCCCTACCGTGTCACTGTTGCCACGCCTCCCCGGGCACCAACAAGCTCTAGCTCCTCGCAAGGTCCAGAAAGAAGCCTCGCCCCTCCCGAAGACGTTTTGTCGTGATTCTTGGGCATCGATTGTTGCTGCTCCTGCTGGCTCTATGGCCTCGACGGATTTCCCTGTGCGGCCTGCCTTGGAGCGGCAGGCCAAGCTGTCACTCTGAGCTCCTTGGTATGACATCCCTCCAGCTTCAGGAAACGGTCCAGCCTCTTCGTGATGTCATTGACTCCATGCAAGGTTGGATGTTGCGGATGGAGAGCTTCGTGGAGCGTGTTGAGGCTGCACTTGGCGATCTCTCCATGGCGACGCCTGTGTTGCAGACTGCTCATGTATTGCGTCCTTTGGTTGTGCTTGTTGACACCTTTGAGGTCGGGATGGGTGCCGAGCTTCATGGTCGTTTCTCCCCTCGTGCTAGAGCATGTTCTCCGTCGTCAGCCTCTGAGGGACTGGACAATGATGTGGTTGTGACTCCGGTGCTGGAGATCATGCCTGAGTTGAGGGAGTTGTGTGAGGGTCCGGTTCTGCCTCTGTCCGTCGAACAACGGAAGGTAGACCCCCCCGAGATCTCGATTGTGGCTTTACCGCCATCATCACCCCTGGAGTCTAGCCAGATACCTGATGCCAAGGGGTGTGGTGATTTGGATGTTGCAGTCTCTGCCATTCCCTCGTCTGCGACCATCGAGCATGTGATGCATGTGAGTGACATGACCACTGAGCCAAGTGTGGTTGCACCTACTCCAAATCCAAATGCTCTCTTCGCGAAAGAACTTTGTGACTTGCTCGCCAGTGTGGAGGTTGCTAGACCTGGTTTGGGCAGGTCAATTGCTTGCCTTCTGACGGGGACACCAATAAGAGGCAAACACAAGAAGGTGGGTAAAGGCAAGAGTGGTGCCATAGGCAAGGCGTCTCTGACTACTTGATGGATGATCTTCATTCTCTCGGCCCATCCTCTTGAATTGGGTCGTCGTTGTGGGTTGGAAGGTGTTTGATGTCTTATATCGATGTGTTCTTGTCGGGGGTCACATGGCGTAGTAGCAATGTCGAGGTTTGTGGATGTTGTGTAATCAGAAGTCCGGCGGGGGCCGCCTATGCGGTTGTGGGGTTTTTCTTACCATGTGAGTAGTTAGTCCGTCCTCCGTTTGTATTGATTTTCGCCCGTTTTTTTTAATTAATTGGGCAATTcttttcttcttaattaatcgatgaggcaaaacttttgcctccgtttcgaaaaaaaactgGCTGGCTGTCAAATTCGAATGGGTGTACGCAGGCAGTCAGCGGGGCCATCCATCCACGTGCTAGAACAAGGCCACATGCTGGATGTGCACATGGAGCCTTCTCATGTCGTgtgctactactagtactagtacgttTGTGAATGCGTTCCTGTGCATGGCCGCAGCGCTGCCTCGTTCGTCCGTTTGCGCGAGACGTCTCTTTCGCGCCTATACTCGAGTGTGGACCCAGAGAGATCCATGTGGCTCCGCTGGATTTTCTTCACTCCGGTGTTTGCATGCGTAACGACCCCCAACCCCCTATTTGGGCGGGCATCTGCAGATTCAATCGCCCCCAACAACCCCTCGTAGCGAGAATTAGCTGGCTTTCAAAACTGCGCTTCAGAGTTTGAAGTTTGAAGAGATGGCAGTGCTAGTGTCACCCATCTTTCGTGGAGTAAACTCCAGTTCGTTGCCAGGGATTATGTTGTGAGAATGGGTAGTATTTTTTGCGGGTTTGTGAGAATAGGTAGCGTGGGATGAAAGCACGCACAGACCAATAAAAATGAGGTGAAAAGCGGTCTTGAAAATTACAACCCAGGATCATGCACCACGGGACGACCATTGCCACCAATGGAAGTTGTCGCTCCTCTCTATTGGACCCAGCTTGACCGTGTCGATGATAGCCGAGAAGTTTTTGTGCACATAAGAACCGCCACCCCAAAGTTGCCGTCTTCGCCCGCCATAATATGTTTGTTTGCAGGCTGAGCGTACTGTGGAGCTGGCATTTTTCTGCTCGGAGGAAGAGACAACGGAATTCAACCTGTGGGCTGTGGGCGGAGCATGCATCACAAGCTGATGCACGCTAGttagtggaggggggccacgtgttAGGAACGGGTCCAAGTGAAAGCTGGGTGTGAGGGGGACCCGCAGGGCATGGCCAACGCTCCAACTTGGACCAATGCCCCGCAGGTACACGTCGGACTAGCAGTTGGCGTTGAGGAGAATGGCAAAGAAGGCAATTTAACCATCCTCTGTTGGCGAGCCTATCCACTGTCCAAATCTGTTTTGTATGGCAAGCCAAGCGAACAATTTACTTTTGGCGGGGCCCAAACCTTTCAAATCAAGTGTTCCATCGGCGAGCGGATCAGGCTAAGGAATTGCACCTTGTAAGCGGACTCTGTCGAGTAGAGGCCATTACCAGTATGTTACGTTTCTAGACGATGTCGTCTAGCACTTCATCGAGAAGCTGGAAGTCGCGGATGCTTGCCCATAGTTGAATGAATTGGTGGAAATGTGTGAACGAGAAGGTCGCAGATCTCTTTATTTCGGATACCCATGCGCCATCTTGTAGAGCTTCTCTAATCTTCCAATATTTCATCGAGGATGCCCTGTAGATGAGGGGCGCGATATCCTTGGGCTTCATATCATGCACCCAAGGCGCGTCCCAAAAGGACGTGCGCGCACCATTGCCGATGGTAATGGTTGTGAAGCGATTGCAAAGTGTGGTGTTGCAGGATGCAACGTTTCTCTATGGCATACGTATACGTGGACCGTGTGTGAGCCACTTGCTGAGCAAACCGATGTGAACAcattgggtgtgtgtgtgtggcgcATGTGTATATAATGCCGTCCTTGTACCAAACGCTTCATCCACACAAGAAGCACATCACCTAGTGTTATTGCAGCTTGTGGGTCGAGATGGGGCGCGGCAGATCTAAGGCGCACTCTTCCTATCTAGAGAAGCACATACAAAAAAATTTGGCTTGGTTTTTTTGGATGTGCTCCTCTAGCTAGGAAGAAGGAACGTATACGTGGCTATGATGGTACATCCCACCATCATCTTCTCCTTCTCCGGCTCTTCTATTGCCAACTTGCTAGCATTTTGCACTAACTTTTTTTCACTCCAACCACCGGAATGTGACTCGTCCGAGGCATCTACGTTGCTAGGATGGCATGCAAGTGTCCTAGCAAGCGTTCCCGTTCTCGCAAGCAAGCACCAGCCGGTAGGTCTATCTTCCTACCACATGGTTTGAGATCTACACATTTGGCTACCTTCCTAGGGTTTAGCTCGatgtaatttccatctcccatgtCCATTTAACATTGTTTGGGGATCTATGCTATAGAGTAGTGCCATGGAGAAGATACGGTTACTGTTTCCCTGGACCTTAATCTTACACAGTTCCTCCATCACAGTCCCGCGACCACACCTTTGATTTGAGGGTTCCATTCCCCAACAAGGGTTTGGAGCATCAATGAGTTGAAGGCAAGAAGGACACACACACACCCATATGCTCACATCGGTTTGCTCTCACACACTGTCCACGTATGCCATAAAGAAACGTTGCATCCTGCAAGCAACACCACACATTACAAAAGCTTGTCTTATGATTTACTCCTTCCGTTCGGAATTAGTTGTCACAAAAATGAATAAAAAAGAatatatctacaactaaaatacatctagatacattcatttcttggacgagtaattccgaacggagggagtatatgatagaTTTTAATCATCTGTCTAGCTTGCAGGTGGTGCCTCAAGTTCAACTTTCTCCTGATCAACTTCCTCTGCAGGGACGGACTCTTAAATCTGATTTGCTCGTTGCCGGTCCTAAAATCTACTCTAATGCAATTTTCAGATGTAATAAAGTTGAGGGTTCTATTCCCCAAGGGATTGGAGCATCAACGAGTTGGAGGCAGGAAGGACACACACCCCCATGTGCTCACATCGGTTTGCTCAGGAAGCGGCTCACACACTGTCCACGTATGCCATAACCCATAAAGAACCGTTGCATCCTGCAAGCAACACCACACTTTGCAGTCGCATTATCTTGTCATTTCGGTTTTTTTCTTCCTATGCGGCGCacgcagctactccctccgttgaAATATAAAATGTTCCAACTTTTTTCCGATTCAGATGTGTATAGACACAATTTATTGTGTGTTTTTTTTACTATTTCAGCATGTACGCAGTTCATATTAAAATATgtaaacatcttatatttgtgaacggatggAGTAGTAATTAAGCATGAACCATAATGCAGATCCAGCAGAAGGAAAGTCTTATATTGTGTATGGGGCACCCAGAACGGAGATGGCCAGAAGACAGCAGCCAGTTGTGCTGAGTTGGACGCCACCAATGTCGGGATGGATGAAATTGAACACAACGGTGCATTTGTTTCTCTGGATGCAGCAGGAGCGGACATGCTTATGCGGGATCATCTAGGTGCTATTAATTTTTCAGCTTGCAGAGCCCTCTTTACATGCAGAGATGCATTGGAGGCGGAACTATGCACATGCATGGAGGGGCTCTCCCTGGCCATTCAACGGACGGATCTTCCTATTGTCGTGGAGCTGGATTCTCTCGAAGCGGTATCTTTGATATCGGGTGCGGAGCTTGATCGCTCAGTTTATGCTTCAATTGTGAAGGAGATAAAGCTTTTGATGAGTCCTAGacaaacttgtattactcatgtatCTAGATCTCAAAATAAAGCTAGTGATATGTTAGCTTCTTTTGCTAGAACTCATGGTAGGACTATGACCTGGCTAGGAGCTGGCCCGAGTGAGGTTTTGGAGATTACCTCAGATGATTGTAAGGACATTGtgattgagtaatacaagttttcaccccgcaaaaaaaagtaattaagaaccgagacacaatcgacCACGGGGTGAAGAACAACAGAAACAAAGCTAAGATAATTATTAATATGATACATATAGCTTGGCGAATATTCTGGCTCGGTCATAGTCTTAAAAACCGGACTCGATCGGCGGTCGGATCGAAAAAACCGAAACCGGCGATCCCGGTAGTTTTTTAAGTGCAGCGGATCAATCGAGCAATCAAACTAAAAAAAACAAGTAGAAACGGACGGTTTCTCAAAAAACCGATGAACCAGGTAATTCACAGAAAACTGGTCGGTTCGATGTTGTTTACAGAAAAGCCCCTCAATCAACTCATTTTCATGCGAACAAGCTCGAGGGTCGAATtaaaaaaagggagaaaccccCTCTTTAGTAGGGTTTCAGCCATTTTAGGAGCATTTCTCTCGATTTTATCCACGGACAAACCCTATAGGGCGTCGGCGCCCCTCCGGCTCAACCCTTGCTTGGCGCCATGGCATGGCGATGTCGCTTCTCCCTCGCCGCTCCATGTGGTACTGACCACCAACCCATGCCGCCACTCCCGCGTCCCGCCATCTGCACCACCTCTATAGACTGTTGGGGAGAGAGGCTGCCGCCACCTGGTTAGACTGGTCCATACAGCTTCGTTCTCCCTCCGCTATAGTCAAATCGACCAggttttttcatccgttcaccgctgATTTTTTTATCCAAGGTGATATCAAATCTTCTAGAAAAGGAAAAACGGTTTTTCCTAAATTTCGTAAGTGCGCCACGTGCATTGTGGCCAAGCGAAGTCAGCCCACTTATTTTCCAGCCCACACAACTGAGAAACCCTATGTTTCtaaaaaaaaactgggaaaaactATTTGCCGCACGTGACACCAGATAGTTGCAACTTGCAGAGGGCGCCCAAGATTGGGCCGGCCCGtttccttctttttttgttttctatttctatttGTCCTTTTTTATTCGTTCATCTTTTTCTTTCCAGTTTCTTTTTTAccttccaatttttttttctttttcatatattAAAAATTGTAAAAAACTTTCAGAATTTTAGTTTGTGTTTAAATTTTTCAAAAATCttcagaattccaaaattttgtCCCCATTTAGAAAGTGTGTGGATCTTTAATTTTTTTCTCATTCTAAAAGTTATTCAAAATTCAAagaaaaatatcattttttcaaAACATGTTTGTGTTTTCCAAGAAAAATCAAGATTTTCAAGAAGATGCATTTTCAAAATGTTCCAAATTCGTAAAATATTCTTGTTTTGGTAAATTATTCAAAAATTAAGGAAAACTATTTTAAATAGTCCCACATTGCTCCTTTACATATAGTCGTACCAATTTATATATGTGCGTGAAATTACATTTAGTAATATGCTGTAATATTTTTGGTATGTGAGCTATCTGGGAAAGGACCCTGAAGTTTTTAAAGTGAAAAAATCCCatcttttcaaaaaatatttgtgtttttcattttttttgagaTTTAAAAAAAGATTGCATTTTCAATAATGCTCCAAATTCGATATTCTTTAATTggtgaaatgttcacaaatttaaaataaTGTTCACGTCGAAaaatacacattttctaaaaaaaatctgaGTGCTTAAAAC
Above is a window of Triticum aestivum cultivar Chinese Spring chromosome 6B, IWGSC CS RefSeq v2.1, whole genome shotgun sequence DNA encoding:
- the LOC123140018 gene encoding xyloglucan endotransglycosylase/hydrolase protein 8 — protein: MAARSSALLAVLAVALAAVSFLLTGARADFDDQFEAIGDRDHIGYRDDGEDKGQEFSLELDQESGSGFKSKAKYLFGEFEVKMKLVDGNSAGTVTSFYLTSGESATHDEIDIEFMGNSSGDPYVMNTNVWASGDGKKEHQFYLWFDPSADFHTYKITWNPKNIIFEVDGVPVRTFKKYDGLPFPSSRPMTVHATLWDGSYWATQHGTVKIHWRHAPFVVPYKAYHANGCVHDKATNKTSCPAGSDAWMRRELGEEELKTVAWAERNCLSYNYCADGWRFPKGFPGECGRDL